In Bos indicus x Bos taurus breed Angus x Brahman F1 hybrid chromosome 23, Bos_hybrid_MaternalHap_v2.0, whole genome shotgun sequence, a single genomic region encodes these proteins:
- the SERPINB1 gene encoding leukocyte elastase inhibitor isoform X1 — MGTRPLQTSDSEPQNEGHPVSLLEFASLVGSLTMEQLSAANTRFAVDLFLTLTEHNPAGNIFISPFSISSALAMVFLGARGDTAAQMSKALHFEGVEIHSGFQSLNADINKCGAPYTLKLANRLFGEKSYDFLPEFLASTQEMYSAELASVDFLRAPEDARKTINAWVKEQTGGKIPELLASGMVDSLTKLVLVNAIYFKGKWQEKFMVEATKDAPFRLNKKETKTVKMMYQKKKFPFGYIKDLKCRVLELPYEGKDLSMVILLPDDIQDEATGLKKIEQQLTLEKLREWTRPESLDLLEVRVQLPRFKLEESYDLQEPLARLGVRDLFSSKADLSGMSGAKDLFISKVVHKSVVDVNEEGTEAAAATGAIAEFAMLVPEEEFVADHPFIFFIRHKPSSNILFLGRLSSP, encoded by the exons ATGGGGACAAGACCTCTCCAGACATCGGACAGTGAACCCCAAAACGAGGGTCATCCTGTCTCCTTGCTGGAATTTGCTTCATTGGTTGGCAG CCTCACCATGGAGCAGCTGAGCGCAGCGAACACCCGCTTCGCCGTGGACCTGTTCCTCACCCTGACCGAGCACAATCCTGCCGGAAACATCTTCATCTCCCCCTTCAGCATCTCATCAGCGCTGGCCATGGTCTTTCTGGGGGCCAGAGGCGACACCGCGGCGCAAATGTCCAAG gcTCTGCATTTCGAAGGAGTTGAGATTCATTCGGGATTTCAGAGTCTGAATGCTGATATCAACAAGTGTGGTGCTCCGTACACTCTGAAACTCGCCAACAGGTTATTCGGAGAGAAGAGTTACGATTTCCTGCCT GAGTTCTTAGCTTCAACGCAGGAAATGTACAGTGCTGAGCTGGCCAGTGTGGATTTTCTGCGGGCCCCCGAGGATGCGAGGAAGACCATAAACGCGTGGGTCAAAGAGCAGACGGGAG GGAAAATTCCGGAGCTGTTGGCCTCAGGTATGGTTGACAGCTTGACGAAGCTGGTGCTGGTGAACGCCATCTATTTCAAAGGGAAGTGGCAGGAGAAGTTCATGGTGGAGGCCACCAAGGATGCGCCTTTCAGACTGAATAAG AAAGAAACGAAAACGGTGAAGATGATGTATCAGAAGAAGAAGTTTCCCTTCGGCTACATCAAGGACCTTAAGTGCCGGGTGCTGGAGCTGCCCTACGAGGGCAAGGACCTCAGCATGGTCATCCTGCTGCCGGACGACATCCAGGACGAGGCCACGGGGCTGAAGAAG ATTGAGCAACAGCTGACTCTGGAGAAGCTGCGGGAGTGGACCCGACCCGAGAGCCTAGACCTCCTTGAGGTCAGGGTCCAGCTGCCCAGGTTCAAGCTGGAGGAGAGTTACGACCTCCAGGAGCCCCTGGCCCGCCTGGGTGTGCGGGATCTCTTCAGCAGCAAGGCAGACCTGTCTGGCATGTCGGGGGCCAAGGACCTCTTCATATCCAAGGTGGTCCATAAGTCCGTCGTGGACGTGAACGAGGAGGGCACGGAGGCGGCGGCCGCCACGGGGGCCATCGCCGAGTTCGCCATGCTCGTGCCGGAGGAGGAGTTCGTTGCCGACCACCCTTTCATCTTCTTCATCCGGCACAAGCCCTCCTCGAACATCCTGTTTCTAGGCAGGCTTTCCTCCCCATAG
- the SERPINB1 gene encoding leukocyte elastase inhibitor isoform X2, translated as MEQLSAANTRFAVDLFLTLTEHNPAGNIFISPFSISSALAMVFLGARGDTAAQMSKALHFEGVEIHSGFQSLNADINKCGAPYTLKLANRLFGEKSYDFLPEFLASTQEMYSAELASVDFLRAPEDARKTINAWVKEQTGGKIPELLASGMVDSLTKLVLVNAIYFKGKWQEKFMVEATKDAPFRLNKKETKTVKMMYQKKKFPFGYIKDLKCRVLELPYEGKDLSMVILLPDDIQDEATGLKKIEQQLTLEKLREWTRPESLDLLEVRVQLPRFKLEESYDLQEPLARLGVRDLFSSKADLSGMSGAKDLFISKVVHKSVVDVNEEGTEAAAATGAIAEFAMLVPEEEFVADHPFIFFIRHKPSSNILFLGRLSSP; from the exons ATGGAGCAGCTGAGCGCAGCGAACACCCGCTTCGCCGTGGACCTGTTCCTCACCCTGACCGAGCACAATCCTGCCGGAAACATCTTCATCTCCCCCTTCAGCATCTCATCAGCGCTGGCCATGGTCTTTCTGGGGGCCAGAGGCGACACCGCGGCGCAAATGTCCAAG gcTCTGCATTTCGAAGGAGTTGAGATTCATTCGGGATTTCAGAGTCTGAATGCTGATATCAACAAGTGTGGTGCTCCGTACACTCTGAAACTCGCCAACAGGTTATTCGGAGAGAAGAGTTACGATTTCCTGCCT GAGTTCTTAGCTTCAACGCAGGAAATGTACAGTGCTGAGCTGGCCAGTGTGGATTTTCTGCGGGCCCCCGAGGATGCGAGGAAGACCATAAACGCGTGGGTCAAAGAGCAGACGGGAG GGAAAATTCCGGAGCTGTTGGCCTCAGGTATGGTTGACAGCTTGACGAAGCTGGTGCTGGTGAACGCCATCTATTTCAAAGGGAAGTGGCAGGAGAAGTTCATGGTGGAGGCCACCAAGGATGCGCCTTTCAGACTGAATAAG AAAGAAACGAAAACGGTGAAGATGATGTATCAGAAGAAGAAGTTTCCCTTCGGCTACATCAAGGACCTTAAGTGCCGGGTGCTGGAGCTGCCCTACGAGGGCAAGGACCTCAGCATGGTCATCCTGCTGCCGGACGACATCCAGGACGAGGCCACGGGGCTGAAGAAG ATTGAGCAACAGCTGACTCTGGAGAAGCTGCGGGAGTGGACCCGACCCGAGAGCCTAGACCTCCTTGAGGTCAGGGTCCAGCTGCCCAGGTTCAAGCTGGAGGAGAGTTACGACCTCCAGGAGCCCCTGGCCCGCCTGGGTGTGCGGGATCTCTTCAGCAGCAAGGCAGACCTGTCTGGCATGTCGGGGGCCAAGGACCTCTTCATATCCAAGGTGGTCCATAAGTCCGTCGTGGACGTGAACGAGGAGGGCACGGAGGCGGCGGCCGCCACGGGGGCCATCGCCGAGTTCGCCATGCTCGTGCCGGAGGAGGAGTTCGTTGCCGACCACCCTTTCATCTTCTTCATCCGGCACAAGCCCTCCTCGAACATCCTGTTTCTAGGCAGGCTTTCCTCCCCATAG